The stretch of DNA ATCGACGACCGCGAGAACGAGCCGGGCATCCGCTGCGTCGCCGCGCCCGTGCTCGACCACGCGAACCAGGTCGTCGGTGCGATGAGCATCTCGGGGCTGGCGTCCCGCTTCCCCGCGGCGGCGGTCCGTGAGCTCGGGGACGGTGTCGTCCGGACCGCGCTCGAGATCTCGGTCGCCCTCGGGTCCTCCTCCGCACAGCTCGCCCTGCGGCGGACGACGCCGGGCGGAGCGGTCCGGTGACCGCGAGCGCGGGGGTGCTCACCCTCGGCGAGACGATGCTGCTGCTCGCCGGCCCGGGCGTCGGCGAGGTGTGCGACCTCGACCACATGCGCGTCGACACCGGCGGGGCGGAGAGCAACGTCGCGATCGGCCTGGTCCGGGCCGGGGTGCCGGCGACCTGGGTCGGCCGGGTCGGAGCGGACCCCGCGGGCGACCGGGTCCTGCGCGACGTCGGACAGGCCGGCGTGGACGTCGTCGCGGTCGTCGACCCGGAGCGGTCGACCGGGCTGATGATGAAGGAACGGCTCCGGGACGGCCGGACCCGCGTGACCTACCACCGTCGGCACTCCGCGGGGTCGGCGCTCGCGCCCGAGGACGTCCCGCCCGGGCTCGTCGAACGGTCGGCGCTCGTGCACGTCAGCGGCATCACGCTCGCGCTCTCGGAGTCCGCCCGGCGGACGGTCACCGCGGTGCTCGACCGGGCCGAGGCCGCCGGGGTCCCGGTGTCGTTCGACGTGAACCACCGGCAGAAGCTGCTCGACGCCGCGGTCGCCCGAGAGCACTACCGCGCCGTCGCCGCCCGTGCCGCGGTGGTGTTCGCCGGTGACGACGAGGCCCGGATCCTGCTCGGGTGCCCGGACGACCGGGACGCCCCAACTGTGTCCGACGAGGACCTCGCCCGGGGGCTGGCCGACCTGGCCCGGGGTCGTGCCGTGGTCAAGCTCGGCTCCCGCGGTGCCGTCTCGGTCGTCGACGGGCGGACGACCCGGCGCGCGGCGACCCCGGTCCGCGTCGTCGACCCGGTGGGTGCCGGCGACGCGTTCGTTGCTGCGTGGCTCGCGGCGACGATCACGGGAGCCGATCCGGACACCGCACTCGACCGCGCCGCGGACGCCGGGGCGCTCGCCTGCACGGTCCCGGGCGACTGGCGACTCCCCGCTCCGGGAGCCGCGGCCGAGGCCGAGGCCGACGCCGACTCCGACACCGACACCGCCGTGCACGACCGCGTCGACCGCTGATCCCGCACCAGAAGAGCACGAACGCCACCCCGAGGAGCCCAGCTCGTGAGCACGAACCGTACGACCTCCGGCAGCACCACACCGTGTCCCGACCACGGCACCCGGCACGGCGCGGGTCCCGCCGTCGCGATCCTCCGCGGTGGCACCGGCGACCACGTCGAGGCGGTCGTCGACGCCCTGGTGGGAGGCGGCGTCCGGGCGATCGAGCTCACCACGAACACGCGACGGTGGCGCGAGGGAACCGCCTGGACCGCACGACGGTTCGGCGGTGACGTCTCGGTCGGGGTGGGCACCGTACTGGACCCCGAGCAGGTCGACGAGGCTGCCGAGCTCGGGGCGTCCTTCGTCGTCAGCCCGCACCTCGACCCCGCGATCGGCGAGCGAGCGCACGACCTCGGACTCGGGTGGTACCCGGGTGCAGCGACCCCGACCGAGATCGTGCGGGCGTGGCGGCTCGGCGCCCGGGCGGTGAAGGTCTTCCCGGCGGCGCAGCTCGGCGGCCCCGCGTACCTCCGGCAGGTGCTCGCCCCGCTCGACTTCGTCGACGTCGTCCCGACCGGTGGGATCGGTGTCGACGACGCCGCCGACTACCTGGCGGCCGGGGCGGTGGCCGTCGGACTCGGTTCCCCCCTGGTGGGCGACGCCCTGACCACCGGGGACACCGATGCGGTGCGGTCCCGCGCCGAGCGGCTCCTCGCGGGGATCGCCCGATGACCACCCCGGACGTCGGTGCCGCGGTCCTGCTGCGGGGCGGGTCGGTCGTCGGGCCGGACGGGCTGCACCGTGCCGACGTGCTCGTCGACGGCGGCCGGGTCACCGCGGTCGACCCGGGCCTGCATGCGCCCGACCACGCGAGCACGATCGACTGCGGTGGGCGCGTCGTCCTCGCCGGGGCCGTCGACGCGCACGCGCACGCCGGGTCGCGGGTCTTCGACGAGGACGTCCAGCTCGCCCTGCTCCGACAGGGCGTCACCACGATCGTCACCGGCCAGGACGGCGTCGGTCCGGCCCCCGGTGACGGGACGTGGGCGGACCGGTACTTCGCAGCGATCGACGGTCCGCACCCCCGCTACCGCGGCGACGGCATCGCGGGCCTGCTCGCGACGTACGACGGCACCACGCCGGTGAACGTCGCCACGCTCGTGCCCGCCGGCACCGTCCGGCACGAGGTGATCGGCGACGAGGACCGACCGGCGACCGCCGAGGAGACCGCTGCGATGCGGGCGCTCGTCCGCCGCGGGCTCGCCGACGGGGCGCTCGGCCTGGCCTCCGGACTCGACTACGTCCCCGGGCTGTACGCCGACCCAGCCGAGCTCGCCACGCTCTGCCGGGAGGTCACGGCAGCCGACGGCATCTACGTCTCGCACGTCCGTGGCGGGTACGAGGCGAACCTGCGCGAGGGGCTCGACGAGGTCGCCGCGATCGTCCGGGCGAGCGGCGTCCGTGCGCACGTGTCGCACCTGCACGCCCCGGTCGACACCGCCCTCGGCGCGCTCGACGACCTGGCGGCCGCGGGTGTCCCGCTGACCTTC from Curtobacterium sp. SGAir0471 encodes:
- a CDS encoding sugar kinase; this encodes MTASAGVLTLGETMLLLAGPGVGEVCDLDHMRVDTGGAESNVAIGLVRAGVPATWVGRVGADPAGDRVLRDVGQAGVDVVAVVDPERSTGLMMKERLRDGRTRVTYHRRHSAGSALAPEDVPPGLVERSALVHVSGITLALSESARRTVTAVLDRAEAAGVPVSFDVNHRQKLLDAAVAREHYRAVAARAAVVFAGDDEARILLGCPDDRDAPTVSDEDLARGLADLARGRAVVKLGSRGAVSVVDGRTTRRAATPVRVVDPVGAGDAFVAAWLAATITGADPDTALDRAADAGALACTVPGDWRLPAPGAAAEAEADADSDTDTAVHDRVDR
- a CDS encoding bifunctional 4-hydroxy-2-oxoglutarate aldolase/2-dehydro-3-deoxy-phosphogluconate aldolase codes for the protein MSTNRTTSGSTTPCPDHGTRHGAGPAVAILRGGTGDHVEAVVDALVGGGVRAIELTTNTRRWREGTAWTARRFGGDVSVGVGTVLDPEQVDEAAELGASFVVSPHLDPAIGERAHDLGLGWYPGAATPTEIVRAWRLGARAVKVFPAAQLGGPAYLRQVLAPLDFVDVVPTGGIGVDDAADYLAAGAVAVGLGSPLVGDALTTGDTDAVRSRAERLLAGIAR
- a CDS encoding N-acyl-D-amino-acid deacylase family protein translates to MTTPDVGAAVLLRGGSVVGPDGLHRADVLVDGGRVTAVDPGLHAPDHASTIDCGGRVVLAGAVDAHAHAGSRVFDEDVQLALLRQGVTTIVTGQDGVGPAPGDGTWADRYFAAIDGPHPRYRGDGIAGLLATYDGTTPVNVATLVPAGTVRHEVIGDEDRPATAEETAAMRALVRRGLADGALGLASGLDYVPGLYADPAELATLCREVTAADGIYVSHVRGGYEANLREGLDEVAAIVRASGVRAHVSHLHAPVDTALGALDDLAAAGVPLTFDAYPYSRGCTILSMLLLPAALARPGTEDLARAVADGDGRARVRAAVLERVTARPDLGAGWADQITLSHVPSRAHHDLQGRTLTEAAALRRTEPVELAVDLLVASALQVTAIMRVPHPRSPADLAPLVRHPGHTAGSDGIHVGTHPHPRAAGTVARYLGDFVRAGLLTWPEAQRHLSTTAVEHLRLGDRGAVRAGAVADLAVVDPERVAARSTYADPTATAVGTDDVLVAGVPVLRHGELTGATPGAGIRRGGPPAPREVGPA